The sequence AGGCGACGATGGCGAACGCGGAGAGTGGATCGCGGTTTTTGGCGTATATCGAGGGGCTTGTGGGAACGATCGGGCATGCAGATCGGGCTGTGCCGCTCCGCGACTACTGCCTGGGGCTTCTGCTGCCGGGGGAGCGCAAGAGCGTCGAGCCGATGGCGGCGGTGACGGCACCGGCACGGGTGGCGGCGCAGCACCAGTCGCTCCTGCACTTTGTCGGGAACGCGCCCTGGTCGGACGAGCGGGTCCTGGGCCAAGTGCGCGAACTGGTTCTGCCGTCGATCGAGCGAGCGGGACCGATTGAGGCTTGGATCATCGACGACACAGGCTTTCCGAAGAAGGGGCGGCACTCCGTCGGCGTGACGCGGCAGTATTGCGGCCAGCTTGGCAAGCAGGACAACTGCCAGGTCGCGGTGACGTTGTCGGTCGCCAATCACGCAGCCAGCCTGCCGGTGGCGCACCGGCTCTATCTGCCGGAGGACTGGGCGGCGGACCCCGACCGGCGGGCCAAAGCGGGCGTGCCGGCGACGGTCTCCTTCAAAACCAAGCCCGAGATCGCGCTCGACCAGATCCGCGCGGCGCTCGCCGCCGAGATCCCGAAGGGCGTCGTGCTGATGGATGCAGGCTACGGCGCCGACACGGATTTGCGCACCGAACTCACGTCGCTGGACCTTCCTTATGTCGCGGGCATCCAGCCGCACACGAGCGTCTGGGCACCGGGAAGCGGGCCGTTGCCGCCCAAGCCGTGGTCCGGGCGCGGCCGCCCGACCAGCCGGATGCGGCGCGATGCCGGGCACCGGCCGATCCAGGCCAAGGCGCTCGCCACGAACCTGTCTGCCGAAGCCTGGGAGACGATCACCTGGCGTGAAGGCTCGGCCGACTGGCTCACCTCGCGCTACGCTCGGGTCCGGGTCCGGGCCGCTCACCGCGACGAGAAGCTCGAGAAGCCCAGACCCGAGGAATGGCTCCTGATCGAATGGCCAGAAGGCGAGGCCGAGCCGACCAAATATTGGTTCTCTACCCTGCCGCCCGACATTGCCTTCGCCGAACTGGTCGATCTCGCGAAACTGCGCTGGCGGATCGAGCGAGACTATCAGGAACTCAAGCAGGAACTCGGGCTCGGCCATTACGAAGGACGAGGTTGGCGCGGCTTCCATCACCACGCCACCTTGTGCATCGCTGCCTACGGGTTTCTGATCTCCGAGCGGGAGACGATTCCCCCCTCCGGACCAAACACCGCCGCGAAGTTCGCGAAGTCTACCATTCCCGGCGATTGCAGACCCCGAGGCGCTACCTATCCGGCCCGAACGGCATATCCCGAACTCGATCGCCACCCTCAGGCGGCGCCTCACCGTCGCCCTCGCCAAAACCCTCCACCGATGTCCATGCTGCCACGCATCATACAAAACCCAGATCGCTCACCGGCGTTTGTGACGCAGTAAGACTAAGCGGCGGCACAAGAAGATCAGCACCCGAACCGGGAACGCGCATCGGTAGCTGATGCCGTTCAAATCATCCCGTCAGGATCACGGCAGCGACACCGTCAACGGGCTGGCAAGCGCCCCGCATACGCACGCCGGGAGCAACTCTTAATGCAATTGAGACCGAAACATATGCCCAGATAGTTGTGGCAGTTTGGCCATGCAGCCGATAGAATTTTTGCGCAGTTGTCGGTCGTCGTCGGCTGCCACACGACTAAAATGAAAAGACTGATGGTTTCCGGTCGATGATGTGGGGACGCAACCTGCACTCGAATCGGAAATGACGGGAGGCGTCATGTACGTCGGTAAGGGCACTTGCGTACGCAGGGGGTATTCGCGTTCGCGCGACCCGGCTCGCGCGGCGCGCGAGCTGTTCGACAGCATTTACCATCCGGATGCGTCGCTCGGTGTTTTCTTCTGTTCCACGGACTACGATCTGCCCGCGCTTGCCGCAGAGCTGGACGCACGATTTACCGGCATACCGCTCATCGGTTGTACTAGCGCCGGTGAGATCACCCCAGCCGGATACATGAAAGGCAGCGTCGCCGGATTTTCCCTCGCGCGTCCGGATTTCGCCGCCGTCGCCGCGCCCATCCGCAACCTGCGCCGTTTTTCCATTGCCGACGGCCAGGAGATGGTGCGCACGCTACGCGATGAACTTGAAGCATCCTGCGATGGCTCCGCCACGGATAACACGTTCGCCCTGCTGTTGATCGACGGGTTGTGCAAACGCGAGGAAGTCGTCCTCAGCGCGATTTCCTCGGCTCTGGGCGATATCCCGCTGTTCGGGGGGTCGGCAAGTGGCGGCATGACGTTCCAACGGAGTTACGTTTTCCATCGCGGCCAGTTTCACGCCGATGCCGCCATTCTCGTTCTGGTGAGCACCCGGTTGCCGATCAAGCTGTTCACGGTCGACCACTTCGTCAGTTCGGAGACGAAAATGGTCGTTACCGAAGCCGACCCGGCGCGGCGGATCGTCACCGAAATCAACGCCGAACCGGCCGGACGAGAATACGCGCGCCTTGTCGGACTGGAGGTCGACGCGCTGACGCCGATGATCTTTGCAACGCATCCGGTCGTCGTCAAAGTCGGCGGTCGCTACTACACGCGATCCATCCAGAAAGTTAATCCCGACGAGAGTCTGACTTTCTTTTGCGCCATCGACAAAGGGATCGTTCTGACAGTTGCGAAAGGCACCGACCTCCTGCACAACATGCGGCAATTGTTCGACGACATCGCCGTCGAGATCGGGCCGCCGCAACTGGTTATCGGTTGCGATTGCATCCTGCGTGCCCTTGAGCTCGAAGAAAAACAATTGACGGCACAGGCTGACGATATGTTCGTCGCCAACAACGTCGTTGGGTTCAGCACGTTCGGAGAGCAATTTCACGCAATGCACGTCAACCAGACGTTCACCGGCGCCGCGATCGGAATCGGCGTCGTCAACCGCAGCACCTGAGCGGAGGATGGGTATGGGCGCCACGCATTCATTCCCGCTGACCGACGGCATCAAGTTACAAAAGATCGTCAAGGTCCTGATGGATCAGGTCGAGCGCGGAATGGACTTTCAGGGCAACGCCTACAGTCTGTTCCAGACCGCGATCCTCCTTGAAGATAAGGTTCGGGAACGGACCCGGCGTCTGGAAATGGCGCTCCGCGACCTCGAACGCAGCAATCACGCCCTCAGCCTCGCCAATGCCCAGACGGAAACGGCGCAAACCCGTCTGATGGAGGCGATCGAGAGTATTTCCGAAGGGTTTGTCCACTTCGACCGCGACGGCCGGCTGGTGCTCTGCAACACCAAATTCATCGAGTTCTGGTCGTCGGAAGGTCGGGACATCCGGGAAATCATCCGGCCGGGAGTGCAATTTCGCGACATCTGTCGCTGGACCGTCGAGAACGGATTGATCGCCGATGCCGGCGACAAGCCGGAAGAATGGATCGATTACCGGACACATCGCCACGCCCGTCCCTCCGAGCCGATCATCGTGCACCTGACCAACGGCCGCTGGCTGCAGGTGCGCGAGCGGCAGACCCGCGACGGCGGTACGGTCGGAATCTATACCGACATCACTGAAATCAAGATCGTCGAGGAGCAGCGCCGCGAACAGGAACTGGCCGAGAAATCGATCCTGCTTCAATCGACGCTCGATAGCTTGGCTCAAGGCGTTTCGGTGTTTGATCGCGACTTGCGTCTGGTCGCATGGAACGACCGCTTCGTCGAATTGCTGGAATTGCCCGCCTGGCTGGCGCAAACGGGCGCTTCATTTTCTGACTACCTGACCTATCGCGCGGCGCGCGGCGACTTCAATGACGCCAGCGCCGCTGCGATTGAGGCGCGATTGGACGAGGTTCGGCTGCAAGACCCGATCAAGGGCGAACAAACACTTGTAAATGGGACGATGCTGGACGTCCGCCTCGATTCGATGCCGGGCGGGGGCTTCGTGACCACCTACAGCGACATCACGGATCGACAGATGGCCGCCGCGCAGCTACGCGAGGCCAAGGAAACGCTGGAACGCCGCGTCGCCGAACGCACCGCCGAACTCACCGCGGTCAACAGCAAGCTGCGCCAAGAGATTTTTGAGCGGGCCGCCGTGGAGGGGGCGCTTTTGCGCGCCAAGGCCGACGCGGAAAAAGCGAATATGAGCAAGACACGGTTTCTCGCCGCAGCGAGCCACGACCTCCTGCAGCCATTGAATGCGGCGCGCTTGTTCGTGACAACCCTGAGCGAGCGGCCTCTCGCCGAGCGGGAGCAAGAGTTCGTCGCCCACATTGATCGCGCGCTGGAGAGCGTCGAGGCGTTGCTCGGCACGTTGCTCGACATCTCCAAGCTCGACGCCGGAGCGGTCACCACAGAAAAGACCGATTTCATCATCGGCGATCTGCTGACGTCACTGGCGGAGGAATACACGCCCATGGCGCACAAGGCCGGCCTCGAGCTTGTCGTCGTGCCATCGTCGTGCGTCGTACGCTCCGACTCGGCGCTCCTCGCCCGCGTCCTGCGCAACTTTCTCAGCAATGCGATCCGCTACACCGTGAGCGGACGCATTCTCCTCGGCTGCCGACGGCACAGCCGCGCGGTGCGGATCGAAACGTGGGACACAGGGCCCGGAATTCCCGAGCACGCCAGGGAAGAAATCTTCGAAGAGTTCCACCAGCTCGCGCATCGCGACCGTCCAGGCGAAAAAAGCTTCGGGCTCGGCCTTGCCATCGTCAAGCATATCTGCCGCGTCCTCAACCATCCCGCCGGCGTACGATCGCGGCTGGGAAAGGGCTCGATGTTCTTCATCGAGCTCCCGGTCGGCTCAACACCGCAGGCAATTCGCCAGCATCGGCTGGCGTCGGCCTTGGTGTGCGATACGCTGCGCGACATCAGGGCCATGGTCATCGAAGATCAGCCGAATATCCTAGATGGCATGCGTGAACTGCTTTCCGGTTGGGGATGCTCCGTCTTACCGGCGATCGACGGGCAAGCCGCATTGGAGCATCTGCACCGCGGCGCACCCGCGCCGCAGGTCATCATCGCCGACTATCATCTCGATGGCGGCTTCACCGGCATCGATGCCATTCGCGCGATCCGCGCCGCCCTCGGCACCAAAACGCCGGCACTAATCATTACCGCCGATTGCGGCCGGGTCGTCGCCGACGCCGTCCGCCAGGAAGGTCTGCATCTGCTGCGAAAACCGCTGAAGCCAGCGAAGCTGCGGGCGCTCTTGTCGCATCTGGTCGACGGACAGAAGCCGAAAACCCACGAGACCGGGCATTCGGTCGCGGCCTGACGATGCTTGCAGTCAGCCGTCGCTCAATTCGCGGGCTGCGATAACTGCTTGCGTGCGGCTGTGAACGCGCAATTTGCGAAGGATCGCGGTTATGTGCGCCTTGACCGTCGATTCCTTGATGCCGAGTTCGTAGGCGATAATTTTGTTCGATTTGCCCTGAGCCAGCAGTTCAAACACCCGAAGTTCGCCCGGTGTCAGCGCGGCAATGCGGTCGCGCAAGCGTTCGGACTGTGTCGGTCGCTCGCCGTCGCTGCCGAGTGC is a genomic window of Rhodospirillales bacterium containing:
- a CDS encoding FIST C-terminal domain-containing protein, which encodes MYVGKGTCVRRGYSRSRDPARAARELFDSIYHPDASLGVFFCSTDYDLPALAAELDARFTGIPLIGCTSAGEITPAGYMKGSVAGFSLARPDFAAVAAPIRNLRRFSIADGQEMVRTLRDELEASCDGSATDNTFALLLIDGLCKREEVVLSAISSALGDIPLFGGSASGGMTFQRSYVFHRGQFHADAAILVLVSTRLPIKLFTVDHFVSSETKMVVTEADPARRIVTEINAEPAGREYARLVGLEVDALTPMIFATHPVVVKVGGRYYTRSIQKVNPDESLTFFCAIDKGIVLTVAKGTDLLHNMRQLFDDIAVEIGPPQLVIGCDCILRALELEEKQLTAQADDMFVANNVVGFSTFGEQFHAMHVNQTFTGAAIGIGVVNRST
- a CDS encoding PAS-domain containing protein, whose translation is MGATHSFPLTDGIKLQKIVKVLMDQVERGMDFQGNAYSLFQTAILLEDKVRERTRRLEMALRDLERSNHALSLANAQTETAQTRLMEAIESISEGFVHFDRDGRLVLCNTKFIEFWSSEGRDIREIIRPGVQFRDICRWTVENGLIADAGDKPEEWIDYRTHRHARPSEPIIVHLTNGRWLQVRERQTRDGGTVGIYTDITEIKIVEEQRREQELAEKSILLQSTLDSLAQGVSVFDRDLRLVAWNDRFVELLELPAWLAQTGASFSDYLTYRAARGDFNDASAAAIEARLDEVRLQDPIKGEQTLVNGTMLDVRLDSMPGGGFVTTYSDITDRQMAAAQLREAKETLERRVAERTAELTAVNSKLRQEIFERAAVEGALLRAKADAEKANMSKTRFLAAASHDLLQPLNAARLFVTTLSERPLAEREQEFVAHIDRALESVEALLGTLLDISKLDAGAVTTEKTDFIIGDLLTSLAEEYTPMAHKAGLELVVVPSSCVVRSDSALLARVLRNFLSNAIRYTVSGRILLGCRRHSRAVRIETWDTGPGIPEHAREEIFEEFHQLAHRDRPGEKSFGLGLAIVKHICRVLNHPAGVRSRLGKGSMFFIELPVGSTPQAIRQHRLASALVCDTLRDIRAMVIEDQPNILDGMRELLSGWGCSVLPAIDGQAALEHLHRGAPAPQVIIADYHLDGGFTGIDAIRAIRAALGTKTPALIITADCGRVVADAVRQEGLHLLRKPLKPAKLRALLSHLVDGQKPKTHETGHSVAA
- a CDS encoding IS701 family transposase; translation: MANAESGSRFLAYIEGLVGTIGHADRAVPLRDYCLGLLLPGERKSVEPMAAVTAPARVAAQHQSLLHFVGNAPWSDERVLGQVRELVLPSIERAGPIEAWIIDDTGFPKKGRHSVGVTRQYCGQLGKQDNCQVAVTLSVANHAASLPVAHRLYLPEDWAADPDRRAKAGVPATVSFKTKPEIALDQIRAALAAEIPKGVVLMDAGYGADTDLRTELTSLDLPYVAGIQPHTSVWAPGSGPLPPKPWSGRGRPTSRMRRDAGHRPIQAKALATNLSAEAWETITWREGSADWLTSRYARVRVRAAHRDEKLEKPRPEEWLLIEWPEGEAEPTKYWFSTLPPDIAFAELVDLAKLRWRIERDYQELKQELGLGHYEGRGWRGFHHHATLCIAAYGFLISERETIPPSGPNTAAKFAKSTIPGDCRPRGATYPARTAYPELDRHPQAAPHRRPRQNPPPMSMLPRIIQNPDRSPAFVTQ